A single Haloglycomyces albus DSM 45210 DNA region contains:
- the pyrE gene encoding orotate phosphoribosyltransferase produces MTDQKLARDIYQAAHLTGEFTLRSGVTATEYFDKYLFESDPRLLKRIADALAPQVPTDGVDALAGLETGGIPLAVVLAQVTGIPAYFIRKEAKSYGTCRLAEGGDIDGKRLFIVEDVITSGGAVLDALHELRNRGARIDSGVCVIDREAGGLKNLSDNGVDIRALFTMSQLKEAGE; encoded by the coding sequence ATGACAGACCAGAAGCTGGCACGCGATATCTATCAGGCCGCCCATCTCACCGGAGAATTCACACTTCGTTCGGGAGTCACCGCCACCGAATATTTCGATAAATATCTCTTTGAGTCTGATCCCCGACTCCTCAAGCGCATCGCCGACGCCCTGGCTCCTCAAGTACCGACCGATGGAGTAGACGCCTTGGCCGGACTGGAGACCGGAGGGATTCCCTTGGCGGTCGTACTCGCCCAGGTGACGGGCATTCCCGCCTACTTCATCCGTAAGGAAGCCAAATCCTATGGGACCTGCCGTCTTGCCGAGGGCGGGGACATCGACGGTAAACGACTGTTCATCGTCGAAGACGTCATCACCTCGGGCGGAGCCGTCCTGGACGCCCTCCACGAACTGCGGAACCGCGGAGCTCGCATCGACTCGGGAGTCTGCGTCATCGACCGCGAAGCGGGAGGCCTCAAGAACCTCTCCGACAACGGCGTGGACATTCGTGCCCTGTTCACCATGAGTCAGTTGAAAGAAGCCGGCGAATAG
- a CDS encoding zinc-binding dehydrogenase → MFAVKQYEFGSPDTLRPESVPDPVPGADQVLIDVEAAGVHLVDTSMRSGDEGKLPWGKPTLPLIPGREVAGTIAAVGRDVDPAMVGSRVVTHLGFAHGGYASRAVREAAALHEIGPDLDSVTAVAMIGTGRTAVSLLHSVPLSERDGVIVTAAAGGLGNLLVQAAKRSGAFVIGLAGGKEKTELVDQAGADLAIDYRQDDWARTVRDKTQGRQLTTLFDGVGGTIAREAFHLLSPGGRAGIFGWSSGTVLDLHTTDIVDSGVTLIPAIGPHTVAQAGGLRALETEALRCAREGYWTPLVTSFPLSDADKAHEALENRATTGKVVLRP, encoded by the coding sequence ATGTTTGCCGTCAAACAATACGAGTTCGGATCTCCGGACACATTGCGCCCGGAGTCGGTCCCCGATCCCGTACCGGGGGCCGACCAGGTCTTGATCGACGTGGAAGCCGCCGGGGTGCATCTGGTCGACACCTCTATGCGCAGTGGAGACGAGGGGAAGTTGCCCTGGGGCAAACCGACCCTTCCGCTGATTCCGGGGCGTGAGGTCGCCGGAACGATCGCCGCAGTCGGCCGCGACGTCGATCCCGCTATGGTGGGTTCCCGCGTCGTCACCCACCTGGGCTTCGCCCACGGGGGCTATGCCTCGCGGGCCGTGCGTGAAGCCGCAGCGCTCCACGAAATCGGTCCCGACCTGGATTCGGTCACGGCGGTGGCCATGATCGGAACCGGTCGAACGGCCGTCTCGCTGCTGCACAGCGTGCCGCTGAGCGAGCGCGACGGGGTCATCGTCACCGCCGCAGCAGGTGGATTGGGAAACCTCCTGGTACAAGCGGCCAAACGGTCCGGAGCGTTCGTGATCGGGCTCGCCGGAGGCAAGGAAAAGACCGAATTGGTCGACCAAGCGGGTGCCGACCTCGCCATCGATTATCGGCAGGACGACTGGGCACGAACGGTTCGGGACAAAACCCAGGGACGCCAGTTGACGACACTGTTCGACGGCGTGGGCGGAACCATTGCGCGCGAGGCGTTCCACCTCCTGTCACCGGGTGGTCGAGCCGGAATCTTCGGTTGGTCGTCCGGTACGGTATTGGACCTCCACACGACCGACATCGTCGATAGTGGAGTCACCCTGATACCCGCCATCGGTCCTCACACCGTCGCTCAAGCCGGGGGCCTACGAGCCTTGGAAACCGAAGCCCTACGGTGCGCTCGCGAGGGGTACTGGACACCGTTGGTGACGTCTTTTCCGTTGTCCGACGCCGATAAAGCTCATGAGGCTTTGGAGAACCGTGCCACGACGGGAAAGGTAGTTTTGCGTCCCTAA
- a CDS encoding helix-turn-helix transcriptional regulator: MLHGRTAEITDLTARLEQARNGHSSGLVVRGAAGIGKTRLLNHIGDVASDFLVLRTMGVEAEMHWSFAGLNMLLRPVSNDIDRLLPSQQAQGLQASLNFEATPAGQPMHSGLATLQLLAELSERQPVLCIVDDAQWLDPDSADALLFVSRRLHAERIVFLWGVRDGDGPFFATPGIPETALDSLDDESACALLDASVPNLPPDAKRTVVRLSGGNPLALFEIALAHKEGRATVQGFDAAAQNTALQLRHSFAERIRSLPQATQTALLLAAAEPSRDTAVILHAAAVSGISASDLAPAEAKGLIRQVGDEIQFSHPLMRTAAYYEAPLHRRSEAHRHLAIKSEGLEGGCRTVYHLTSATSGPDEEIATLLTDKAAGDAARGGHATEAATYELAASLSTDPTARLDRLMMAAEAALAAGTIATAEQMAKTVVSEATDDTHRMRATEVLATVSMWHGDKDRAGRFWFDSAAYSQRVKPSRSGFPLFMVVATAMNHGDFQLAEAAVDQAESLKLEHAPWVRLLYTGTVGLNRVSEASIDEAVTALRSLIAIHQSSDAKPDRNVQIFRASWMILTGDYTEAYGYINDAVTECRQRGSHGTLPQALTVRALIELHCGRMSEAQADAEEALALADEVGHRAAFRRDPALALAMVHSIQGRADAAAELVNRLDDQDSTSELIMRGLIDLAEHRWTSAWARLSSVFDGPRPMRVLTFIPDMIEAAARSGHLDQAKEAIEYYATYADATAQAGLQAVSARNRALLEHDSAEPLYRTAVDLHQHSGGSALAHANTRILFGEWLRRQRRNSEARSQFEVARDIVERLGAQPWLDRIDAELRALGASIAAPPRRGNRQLTPQEHQVAKLASTGLTNREIGNMLFLSPRTVGYHLYKAYPKLGIKTRTELANIDLDA; this comes from the coding sequence ATGCTTCATGGCCGCACCGCCGAGATCACCGATTTGACCGCTCGACTGGAACAAGCCCGAAATGGACACAGCAGCGGATTGGTGGTTCGGGGTGCGGCCGGTATCGGTAAAACCCGCCTTCTCAACCACATCGGGGATGTCGCCTCTGATTTCCTTGTTCTGCGCACCATGGGCGTAGAAGCGGAAATGCACTGGTCGTTTGCGGGACTCAACATGCTGCTACGTCCCGTCTCCAATGACATCGACCGGCTCCTTCCCTCACAGCAGGCACAAGGGCTCCAGGCCTCCTTGAACTTCGAAGCGACCCCGGCCGGTCAACCGATGCACAGTGGACTGGCGACGCTACAACTCCTAGCGGAATTGTCGGAGCGACAACCGGTTCTCTGTATCGTCGACGACGCCCAGTGGCTCGACCCCGATTCCGCCGACGCTCTTCTTTTCGTCTCCCGGCGTCTCCACGCCGAACGGATCGTCTTCCTCTGGGGAGTGAGAGACGGAGACGGGCCGTTCTTCGCCACCCCGGGAATACCCGAAACGGCGCTGGACTCCCTGGACGACGAATCCGCCTGCGCTCTGTTGGACGCCTCCGTTCCTAATCTGCCGCCGGACGCAAAACGAACCGTTGTCCGACTGTCGGGCGGCAACCCCCTGGCACTGTTCGAAATTGCCTTGGCGCATAAAGAGGGTAGGGCCACCGTTCAGGGATTTGACGCCGCCGCCCAAAACACCGCCCTGCAACTGCGTCATTCCTTTGCCGAACGCATTCGCTCACTCCCCCAAGCGACCCAGACGGCACTGCTGCTTGCCGCAGCCGAACCCAGCCGTGACACGGCCGTGATCCTGCATGCCGCCGCCGTATCCGGCATTTCGGCCTCCGACCTCGCTCCGGCCGAAGCCAAAGGGCTCATTCGACAGGTGGGGGACGAAATTCAGTTCTCCCACCCACTCATGCGTACCGCCGCTTACTACGAGGCACCCCTCCACCGCCGCAGCGAGGCACACCGGCATCTCGCCATCAAGTCGGAGGGCTTGGAAGGCGGCTGCCGCACCGTGTACCACCTCACCTCGGCGACGTCCGGCCCCGACGAAGAAATCGCCACACTTCTCACCGATAAGGCCGCCGGTGACGCCGCACGCGGTGGCCACGCTACCGAAGCGGCCACCTACGAACTCGCCGCTTCATTGAGTACGGATCCGACCGCCCGGCTCGATCGCCTCATGATGGCGGCCGAAGCGGCCCTGGCGGCGGGAACGATCGCCACAGCCGAACAGATGGCCAAGACAGTCGTCTCCGAAGCAACCGACGATACGCATCGCATGCGCGCCACCGAAGTACTCGCCACCGTCTCCATGTGGCACGGCGACAAGGATCGGGCGGGACGATTCTGGTTCGACTCCGCCGCCTATTCCCAACGAGTGAAGCCGTCGCGATCCGGGTTTCCCCTGTTCATGGTGGTGGCAACCGCCATGAATCACGGTGATTTCCAGCTGGCCGAGGCTGCGGTCGATCAAGCCGAAAGCCTGAAACTCGAACACGCACCCTGGGTTCGGCTACTCTATACCGGAACGGTCGGCCTCAACCGCGTGAGCGAGGCGTCGATCGACGAGGCCGTTACCGCACTCCGCTCACTAATCGCTATCCATCAATCCTCTGATGCCAAACCTGACCGCAACGTTCAAATCTTTCGCGCCTCGTGGATGATCCTGACCGGTGATTACACCGAAGCCTACGGCTACATCAACGACGCCGTCACCGAATGCCGCCAACGCGGTTCCCACGGCACCCTCCCCCAAGCGCTCACGGTACGGGCCCTCATCGAACTGCATTGTGGACGCATGTCGGAAGCTCAGGCCGACGCCGAAGAGGCGCTTGCTCTCGCCGACGAGGTCGGTCATCGCGCCGCGTTCCGCAGAGATCCGGCCCTCGCGCTCGCAATGGTGCACTCCATACAGGGGAGAGCCGACGCCGCGGCCGAACTCGTGAATCGGCTCGACGACCAGGACAGCACCAGCGAACTCATTATGAGAGGCCTGATCGACCTGGCCGAACACCGCTGGACGTCGGCATGGGCACGCCTCAGCTCGGTGTTCGACGGCCCCCGTCCCATGCGGGTCCTGACGTTCATTCCCGACATGATCGAGGCAGCGGCCCGCTCGGGACACCTCGACCAAGCCAAAGAAGCGATCGAATACTACGCCACCTATGCCGACGCCACCGCGCAAGCGGGCCTGCAAGCGGTGTCGGCCCGCAATCGAGCCCTCTTGGAACACGACAGTGCCGAACCGCTCTACCGCACGGCGGTAGATCTACACCAACACTCGGGAGGTTCCGCGTTGGCCCACGCCAACACCCGGATACTGTTCGGCGAGTGGTTGCGACGGCAACGGCGCAATTCCGAAGCCCGGTCGCAGTTCGAGGTGGCCCGCGATATCGTCGAACGTCTGGGGGCGCAGCCGTGGTTGGACCGAATCGACGCGGAACTGCGCGCACTCGGCGCTTCGATCGCCGCCCCGCCGCGTCGAGGCAATAGACAACTCACCCCGCAGGAGCACCAAGTCGCCAAACTCGCCTCTACCGGACTCACCAATCGCGAAATCGGAAACATGCTCTTCCTCAGCCCACGGACGGTCGGCTATCACCTCTACAAGGCGTATCCCAAGCTCGGCATCAAAACCCGGACCGAACTGGCCAACATCGACCTCGACGCCTAA
- a CDS encoding DUF1015 family protein: protein MSAAHPIKHAWISTGGTSAKNYDEFPDESVITDIVRENPASVLSIEMPDRTPEASAAGLDFSASLPAAKERLDALRAAGRFGARDEVAVVYRISDTDGRRSYGLFAMVDTSEISSHADEPGSVIRNEEVFRSKVEQREQLNRYLGAQLSPVLLLQTDTDLHRALTTAAERAGEPDLSELDEAGRRHELWVVDDPELTQVAGEGRLVVADGNHRSLAAQVGELNRFLAVITTPESVRILPYHRLVTGLPTSAEQLMVQIAQIGAEVEEVDGPSIPQRHGEVIFYGSGRTWKVALPAAGDGVVARLDHTRVEKELFDGLLGWEAKDDRITYVGGDYSVEWLTEQVDSGEADLAIVIAPVSVDDFIDINLNRLVMPRKSTWFIPKARAGLVLADLE from the coding sequence ATGAGTGCCGCACATCCGATCAAACACGCCTGGATTTCGACGGGCGGAACCAGCGCCAAAAACTATGACGAATTCCCCGATGAATCGGTGATCACCGACATAGTGCGTGAGAATCCAGCCAGCGTTCTTTCCATTGAAATGCCCGATCGCACTCCCGAAGCGAGCGCGGCGGGCCTGGACTTCAGCGCATCGCTGCCCGCGGCCAAGGAGCGGCTCGACGCTCTGCGCGCGGCGGGGCGATTCGGCGCGCGCGATGAGGTGGCGGTGGTCTACCGCATCAGCGATACCGACGGTCGCCGGTCTTACGGCCTGTTCGCCATGGTCGACACCTCGGAGATTTCGTCTCACGCCGACGAACCGGGCTCGGTCATCCGTAATGAAGAGGTTTTCCGGTCCAAGGTGGAGCAGCGGGAACAGTTGAACCGCTACCTGGGCGCACAATTGAGTCCCGTACTGCTTCTGCAGACCGACACCGACCTGCACCGTGCGTTGACGACGGCGGCGGAACGGGCCGGAGAACCGGATCTGTCAGAGCTCGACGAGGCCGGGCGGCGGCACGAGTTGTGGGTCGTCGACGACCCGGAGCTGACCCAGGTTGCCGGGGAGGGCCGCCTGGTCGTCGCGGACGGCAATCACCGTTCGTTGGCCGCCCAGGTCGGGGAATTGAATCGTTTCCTTGCGGTGATCACCACACCCGAATCGGTTCGCATTCTTCCCTATCATCGTTTGGTAACGGGTTTGCCGACCTCGGCCGAGCAACTGATGGTGCAGATCGCGCAGATCGGTGCGGAGGTGGAAGAGGTCGATGGACCGTCGATCCCGCAGCGCCACGGGGAGGTGATCTTCTACGGATCCGGTCGCACCTGGAAGGTCGCGCTACCGGCTGCGGGCGATGGCGTCGTCGCCCGGCTGGATCATACGCGGGTGGAGAAGGAGTTGTTCGACGGTCTTTTGGGCTGGGAGGCCAAGGACGACCGCATCACCTATGTCGGCGGGGACTATTCCGTGGAATGGCTGACCGAGCAGGTGGATTCAGGTGAGGCGGATTTGGCGATCGTCATCGCCCCCGTTTCCGTCGATGATTTTATCGACATCAATCTGAACCGGCTGGTCATGCCCCGCAAGTCGACGTGGTTCATCCCCAAGGCCCGTGCCGGTCTGGTTTTGGCTGACCTAGAGTAG
- the pepN gene encoding aminopeptidase N translates to MAQTHTLTQAEAQRRAELLDVDSYTVAFDLTGHAEGNTFEAETTVVFDCTEPGADTFIDIAAQSLNKATLNGKELDIAGYTDSDGLKVPGLAEHNTLVVNANCEYSTDGQGLHRMTDPVDNETYLYSQFEVADAQRAFACFDQPDLKAAFTFVVRAPQHWKVLSNMPVGSEETHGEVTTTTFEPSVRMSPYITALCAGPYVGVTDTHDGIDLGVWCRKSMEEHLDAEGVFTVTKQGFDHFHRHFGERYPLPKYDQIFAPEYNFGAMENFGCITIAESAFLFRSQVTDFELEQRANVILHEMAHMWFGDLVTMRWWDDLWLNESFAEWASHWANTEATEYTGAWTTFLAARKNWGYAADQQPTTHPVYTEMEDTAAVQSNFDGITYAKGASILKQLVAYVGIDPFLQGLRAYFAKHKFDNAVFDDLLTELEAASGRELKEFAATWLKTAGVSTLRPDISVDDKGDFSKVSVVQTAPADHPTLRTHRIAIGLYDLEGGKLIRRQREEIDVTGAETQVDALVGVKQPDLLLLNDDDLTYAKLRLDEKSLVTAIDHTSDLADSLPRALVWAATWDMLRDAEIGATKYLNMAITSLPKETDINVVTVEQRHVGTALLYADPEKRSELRQRWAGAAKQAMDSSPAGSDMQRSWARAFVNASRSDGDIATVRAWLDGKDVPEGLAVDADLRWQLITVLALTGHAGEDLIDTELAGDDTAEGKRLATLARATIPTVDAKARAWERLVSPDSENYVRRATMQGFAPMDQEELVQPYLRKYLEAVPAMWDKLGAQQAVEFAKMGFPANQVRSETLETVDAWLSEDRSDGIKRGVKEGRAEVARALAARELDRQG, encoded by the coding sequence GTGGCCCAGACCCATACTCTTACCCAGGCGGAGGCCCAGCGGCGCGCTGAGCTTCTCGACGTCGACTCCTATACAGTCGCATTCGACCTCACCGGGCATGCCGAGGGAAACACCTTCGAAGCCGAGACGACCGTAGTGTTCGACTGCACCGAACCCGGTGCGGACACCTTTATCGACATCGCCGCCCAGTCGCTCAACAAGGCGACGTTGAACGGCAAAGAGCTCGACATCGCCGGATACACCGACTCCGACGGGTTGAAGGTACCCGGCCTGGCCGAACACAATACGCTCGTGGTCAACGCCAACTGCGAATACTCCACCGACGGACAGGGTCTGCACCGCATGACCGACCCCGTCGATAATGAGACGTACCTCTACAGCCAATTCGAGGTGGCCGACGCACAGCGGGCCTTTGCCTGCTTCGATCAGCCCGACCTCAAGGCCGCCTTCACCTTCGTCGTGCGCGCTCCGCAACACTGGAAGGTGTTGTCGAACATGCCGGTCGGCAGCGAGGAAACGCACGGTGAGGTCACTACCACCACCTTCGAACCCAGCGTTCGCATGAGCCCCTACATCACCGCGCTCTGCGCCGGACCGTACGTCGGCGTCACCGACACGCATGACGGTATCGACCTCGGTGTCTGGTGCCGTAAATCCATGGAGGAACACCTGGACGCAGAAGGCGTCTTCACGGTCACGAAACAGGGTTTCGACCACTTCCACCGGCACTTCGGAGAGCGCTATCCTCTTCCGAAATACGATCAGATCTTCGCCCCCGAATACAATTTCGGAGCGATGGAGAACTTCGGCTGCATCACCATCGCCGAATCCGCGTTCCTCTTCCGCAGTCAAGTCACCGATTTCGAGCTGGAACAGCGCGCCAACGTCATTCTCCACGAGATGGCACACATGTGGTTCGGTGACCTGGTGACCATGCGGTGGTGGGACGACCTGTGGCTCAACGAGTCCTTCGCCGAGTGGGCCAGCCACTGGGCCAACACCGAGGCGACCGAATACACCGGTGCGTGGACCACGTTCCTGGCCGCGCGAAAGAACTGGGGTTACGCCGCCGACCAGCAGCCCACCACCCACCCGGTGTACACCGAGATGGAAGACACCGCCGCAGTTCAGTCCAACTTCGACGGGATCACCTACGCCAAGGGCGCCTCGATTCTGAAACAGTTGGTCGCCTACGTGGGAATCGACCCCTTCCTACAGGGACTGCGCGCCTACTTCGCCAAGCACAAGTTCGACAACGCCGTGTTCGACGACCTGCTGACGGAGCTCGAAGCCGCCAGCGGACGCGAACTGAAGGAATTCGCCGCGACATGGCTGAAAACCGCCGGCGTCTCCACACTCCGCCCCGACATCAGCGTGGACGACAAGGGCGACTTCAGCAAGGTATCGGTCGTGCAAACGGCACCGGCCGACCACCCGACCCTGCGCACCCACCGAATCGCCATCGGGCTGTACGACCTGGAGGGCGGAAAACTCATTCGGCGTCAGCGCGAGGAAATCGACGTGACCGGAGCGGAAACCCAGGTCGACGCCCTGGTCGGAGTCAAACAGCCTGACCTCCTGCTGCTCAACGACGACGACTTGACCTACGCTAAACTGCGCCTCGACGAGAAGTCCTTGGTGACGGCGATCGACCACACCTCCGACCTGGCCGATTCCCTGCCACGGGCATTGGTGTGGGCGGCAACCTGGGACATGTTGCGCGACGCGGAAATCGGTGCCACCAAGTACCTCAACATGGCGATCACCTCACTGCCCAAGGAAACCGACATCAACGTCGTCACCGTCGAACAACGTCACGTCGGTACCGCGTTGCTGTACGCCGACCCGGAGAAACGTTCCGAACTCCGTCAACGCTGGGCCGGCGCCGCCAAGCAGGCAATGGACTCCTCACCGGCCGGTTCCGACATGCAACGGTCCTGGGCCCGGGCATTCGTCAACGCCAGCCGTTCCGACGGCGACATCGCCACCGTGCGAGCATGGCTCGACGGAAAGGACGTACCCGAGGGCCTGGCCGTCGACGCGGACCTACGCTGGCAACTGATCACCGTCCTCGCACTCACCGGTCATGCGGGTGAAGACCTCATCGACACCGAGTTGGCCGGTGACGACACGGCCGAAGGCAAGCGCCTCGCCACCCTGGCACGAGCCACCATTCCCACCGTGGACGCCAAAGCCCGCGCCTGGGAACGTCTGGTCAGCCCCGACAGTGAGAACTACGTCCGGCGCGCCACCATGCAGGGCTTCGCCCCCATGGACCAAGAAGAACTGGTACAGCCCTACCTGCGTAAATACCTCGAGGCCGTACCGGCCATGTGGGACAAACTCGGTGCGCAGCAGGCCGTGGAATTCGCCAAGATGGGCTTCCCCGCCAACCAGGTCCGCAGCGAAACCCTGGAAACGGTGGACGCTTGGCTGTCCGAGGACCGTTCGGACGGTATTAAACGCGGAGTAAAGGAAGGCCGAGCCGAAGTGGCGCGTGCTCTCGCGGCACGTGAGCTCGATCGTCAGGGCTAA
- a CDS encoding serine/threonine protein kinase: MTIQPSSTHQSSHLNLVCGPVDPMNGSEQSYRLTRLLGSGGQADVYQAVRLSAGISSTPVTVKIFRLQPDIDPQQQYRSWDKGDAVLMDLHSRGAESICRRIDAFYGRLPHFPHEDPSGDQVPYQVLEYLPGYDLRQYLGDRLGRLDGVHTLRTIAQVLQQLHNPQGGTHPILHMDIKPANVIIGPEGNAKIIDFTGARYHSPNHITTISYTRETAGPEAYEGRVGPSYDVHGFGSVAFYLITGATARTDSQDNLFPGQFHSDPWARLRQHPYLESNPRLRDHLYFPLADTPADRPTTAQLPRWIDELIAHVHRSPLPDLGVDWGPPPAPAQPSTGRARPTVAAPVPGPDATAVMEPGDFDRMVGGRQPVNAASTFNAPPMETAGTSQPAPRNVGRVQATDNAEANPTPPTDEPAPQQRSPHTPQDDRDMHPLLGPPGSMRRGLEFSFIGSLFTAIMWLLWILQGDRSVESGAMFLGLTITVAVSVFFLLRLTGGVFWGRMMGAKRRSARLSHLMTGGFMVAVGIGYLLQIDWELDSLIPF, from the coding sequence ATGACCATTCAGCCGTCGTCTACGCACCAGTCATCCCACCTCAACTTGGTGTGCGGCCCGGTTGACCCCATGAACGGCTCGGAGCAGAGTTACCGACTCACTCGCCTGTTGGGTTCCGGAGGGCAAGCCGATGTGTATCAAGCGGTTCGCCTCTCCGCGGGCATATCGTCCACCCCCGTCACCGTGAAGATCTTCCGCCTGCAGCCCGACATCGACCCGCAACAGCAGTATCGCTCGTGGGACAAAGGCGACGCCGTTCTCATGGACCTCCACTCCCGGGGTGCCGAATCCATCTGTCGCCGGATCGACGCCTTCTACGGTCGCCTCCCGCATTTCCCCCACGAGGACCCGAGTGGAGACCAGGTCCCCTACCAGGTCCTCGAGTACCTACCGGGGTACGACCTGCGGCAATACCTGGGCGATCGCCTGGGACGACTCGACGGCGTCCACACGCTTCGCACCATCGCTCAGGTCCTACAACAGCTGCACAACCCCCAGGGCGGAACCCATCCGATCCTGCACATGGACATCAAACCCGCCAACGTCATCATCGGCCCGGAAGGCAATGCCAAAATCATTGACTTCACCGGAGCGCGCTACCACTCCCCCAACCACATCACCACCATCTCCTATACGCGCGAAACTGCCGGTCCCGAGGCCTACGAGGGTCGCGTCGGTCCCTCCTACGACGTACACGGTTTCGGTTCCGTGGCCTTCTACCTCATCACCGGGGCTACGGCGCGCACCGACTCGCAGGACAACCTCTTCCCCGGGCAGTTTCACAGCGACCCCTGGGCTCGCCTGCGGCAGCACCCCTATCTGGAGTCCAACCCGCGCCTGCGCGACCACCTGTACTTTCCTCTCGCCGACACTCCCGCCGACCGGCCTACGACCGCGCAGCTTCCCCGCTGGATCGACGAGCTCATCGCACACGTGCATCGCTCGCCGCTGCCCGATCTGGGGGTCGACTGGGGTCCGCCTCCCGCGCCGGCGCAGCCGAGCACCGGCCGGGCACGTCCCACCGTGGCGGCACCGGTCCCCGGCCCCGACGCCACCGCCGTCATGGAACCCGGCGATTTCGACCGGATGGTGGGAGGCCGTCAACCGGTCAACGCCGCGTCCACCTTCAACGCACCCCCTATGGAGACCGCCGGTACGAGTCAACCCGCTCCACGCAACGTCGGTCGCGTGCAGGCCACCGACAATGCCGAGGCGAACCCCACTCCGCCCACCGACGAACCGGCCCCACAACAACGGTCACCACATACACCTCAGGACGACCGAGACATGCATCCGCTCCTGGGACCACCCGGATCAATGCGGCGGGGATTGGAGTTCTCCTTCATCGGGAGCCTTTTCACCGCGATTATGTGGCTACTGTGGATACTGCAAGGCGACCGGTCCGTGGAAAGCGGAGCGATGTTTCTGGGACTGACCATTACCGTCGCCGTCAGCGTGTTCTTTCTGCTTCGTCTCACCGGCGGGGTCTTCTGGGGCCGCATGATGGGGGCCAAACGCCGGAGCGCGCGCCTGTCACACCTCATGACCGGGGGATTCATGGTCGCTGTCGGTATCGGCTACCTGCTTCAGATCGACTGGGAACTGGACAGCCTCATTCCCTTCTAA
- a CDS encoding ribose-5-phosphate isomerase: protein MRIYIGSDHAGYELKNHLAQYLSQNGYDVTDVGPHDFDPEDDYPAFCFHTADAVVNDVEALGIVIGGSGNGEQIAANKVAGCRAALAWSEETARLSRQHNDANVVSLGARMHTLEEAERIVEVFLTEPFSAADRHQRRIDQVTDYEKARQLPPLPH, encoded by the coding sequence GTGCGTATATACATAGGCTCCGACCACGCCGGGTATGAACTGAAAAACCACCTGGCCCAGTATTTGTCTCAGAACGGCTACGACGTTACCGACGTCGGCCCACACGACTTCGATCCCGAGGACGACTATCCCGCGTTCTGTTTCCATACGGCCGACGCCGTCGTCAATGACGTGGAGGCGTTGGGAATCGTCATCGGCGGTTCCGGAAACGGTGAGCAGATCGCGGCGAACAAGGTGGCCGGGTGCCGTGCCGCCTTGGCTTGGAGCGAAGAGACCGCTCGTCTCTCGCGCCAGCACAACGACGCGAACGTCGTCAGCCTGGGTGCCCGGATGCACACCTTGGAGGAGGCCGAGCGCATTGTAGAGGTATTCCTGACCGAGCCGTTTTCCGCGGCGGATCGCCACCAGCGACGCATCGATCAGGTGACCGACTATGAAAAGGCGCGGCAACTGCCACCGTTGCCGCATTAG
- a CDS encoding NADPH-dependent FMN reductase translates to MNDPINLAVITGSTRKGRMGGPLVSQLIVDHAKQDDRFDVNWIDLAHADLPLDFDADGYPDVEELGRRLGQADAFVVVTPEYNHSYPAALKNAIDLYGPEWGGKAVGLASYGGNAGGQRAVEHLRQVFPEVGAMTIRETLTFVNYWDAFTEEGTPVNVEGTAGALNGFLDQLEWWASALKTARAQRAYQ, encoded by the coding sequence ATGAACGACCCGATCAACCTGGCCGTCATCACCGGAAGCACCCGTAAAGGACGCATGGGCGGCCCCCTCGTCTCGCAGCTGATCGTCGACCATGCCAAACAGGACGATCGCTTCGACGTGAACTGGATCGACCTGGCACACGCCGACCTTCCCCTCGACTTCGACGCCGACGGATATCCGGACGTAGAGGAACTGGGCCGCCGCCTGGGCCAGGCGGACGCCTTCGTCGTGGTGACCCCGGAATACAACCACTCCTACCCGGCGGCGTTGAAAAACGCCATCGACCTGTACGGCCCCGAATGGGGAGGTAAGGCGGTAGGACTCGCCTCCTACGGCGGCAACGCCGGTGGACAGCGTGCCGTTGAGCACCTCCGTCAGGTCTTCCCCGAGGTCGGAGCCATGACGATTCGCGAAACCCTGACGTTCGTCAACTACTGGGACGCCTTCACCGAAGAAGGAACGCCGGTCAACGTGGAAGGCACCGCCGGTGCCCTGAACGGATTCCTCGACCAGCTGGAGTGGTGGGCATCGGCGTTGAAGACCGCCCGCGCCCAACGCGCCTATCAGTAG